A window from Spiroplasma endosymbiont of Aspidapion aeneum encodes these proteins:
- a CDS encoding lysophospholipid acyltransferase family protein, with protein MKSKQKLTINNTDVISESKLSKELVNEKVSFEDKKEKIYISKWKVAFHWWFFYRLMRKSKKMMNYLKKDPNHYNEQYRYTWLKKKTHKVLKIAKIKISVFGIENWLDEGLVLVPNHKSNFDPVILFAINDFAKHQPIAFIAKEEIFSSKFGRFASIIDSIPLERGNPRSAHEAFNEAKSLIVNYKRAMTIFPEGTRHIDDKIYDFLPTALKLPQMANVPVVPVSIIDTIKLQEKTKMIREVKVVFAKPILKEKAIVMKPDVLSKIVERTVRDNYNKYKEIDTKNLPVVRHEKKLGIKYYDLIK; from the coding sequence ATGAAAAGTAAACAAAAGTTAACTATAAATAACACGGATGTTATAAGTGAATCAAAGTTATCAAAGGAACTTGTTAATGAAAAAGTAAGCTTTGAGGATAAAAAAGAAAAAATTTATATTTCCAAATGAAAAGTTGCCTTTCATTGATGATTTTTTTATCGATTGATGCGAAAATCAAAAAAAATGATGAATTATCTAAAAAAGGACCCAAATCATTATAATGAACAATACCGATATACTTGGTTAAAGAAAAAAACTCATAAAGTTTTAAAAATTGCTAAAATTAAAATTTCTGTTTTTGGGATTGAAAATTGACTTGATGAAGGTCTTGTTTTAGTACCTAACCACAAATCTAATTTCGATCCTGTAATTTTATTTGCAATCAATGATTTTGCAAAACACCAACCAATAGCTTTTATAGCAAAGGAAGAAATTTTTTCTTCTAAATTTGGTCGTTTTGCTTCAATAATTGATTCAATTCCATTAGAAAGGGGAAATCCTAGAAGTGCACACGAAGCATTTAATGAAGCTAAAAGTTTAATAGTTAATTATAAAAGAGCAATGACAATATTTCCAGAAGGAACACGTCATATTGATGATAAAATATATGATTTCTTGCCAACAGCATTAAAACTCCCACAAATGGCTAATGTGCCAGTTGTTCCCGTTTCTATTATTGATACTATAAAGTTGCAAGAAAAAACAAAAATGATTAGAGAAGTAAAAGTTGTCTTTGCAAAACCTATATTAAAAGAAAAAGCAATTGTCATGAAACCTGATGTATTAAGTAAAATTGTGGAAAGAACAGTGCGCGATAATTATAATAAATATAAAGAAATAGACACTAAAAACTTACCTGTTGTAAGACACGAGAAAAAATTAGGTATAAAGTATTATGATTTGATAAAATAA
- a CDS encoding dihydrofolate reductase: protein MITLIWAMTENNVIGYQNRVPWYIKEDLLHFKNYTLNKTVVMGRVTFESLNCVPLKNRKNIVVSHNVDLKDKYRDVVFINDFYTFLKDNNDSEEEIVVIGGAQIYEIALPYASRLVISIIKHKNYGDVYFPKFSLDKFYLSEKKSYSEFNVLYYNREKKLDEK, encoded by the coding sequence ATGATCACTTTAATTTGAGCAATGACAGAAAATAATGTAATAGGCTATCAAAACAGAGTTCCTTGGTATATTAAAGAAGATTTATTACATTTTAAAAATTATACCTTAAATAAGACTGTTGTTATGGGAAGAGTAACATTTGAATCATTAAATTGTGTGCCACTTAAAAATAGAAAAAATATTGTTGTTAGTCATAATGTAGATTTAAAAGATAAATATCGAGATGTCGTATTTATTAATGATTTTTATACATTTTTAAAAGATAATAATGATAGCGAAGAAGAAATAGTTGTAATTGGCGGAGCACAAATTTATGAAATAGCGTTACCATATGCTAGTCGATTAGTGATAAGTATAATTAAACATAAAAACTATGGGGATGTTTATTTTCCCAAATTTAGTTTAGATAAATTTTATTTAAGTGAAAAAAAATCATATTCCGAATTTAATGTTTTATATTATAATAGAGAGAAGAAATTAGATGAAAAGTAA
- the thyA gene encoding thymidylate synthase: MKEYLSLIKKVLKNGEFREDRTKVGTLSLFGLQSRYDLTKGFPLLTTKKIYFKAIVHELLWFLKGDTNIEYLVKNNVNIWNEWPYEIFKKSSDYNDLSIEEFKEKIINDHNFALKYGELGPVYGKQWRNFNGIDQIENLICNLKNDPNSRRHIVSAWDPAKINKMALPPCHTLFQLFVTNEGELDLLLYQRSGDIFLGVPFNIASYSLLNILIARECKLKPRYFIHTIGDGHIYTNHLEQVNLQIKRKPYKLPTINIKSEDNIFSLKAEDIILENYQSHPVIKGKVAV, translated from the coding sequence ATGAAAGAATATTTATCCCTAATAAAAAAAGTTTTAAAAAATGGTGAATTTCGAGAAGATAGAACTAAAGTCGGAACACTTTCTTTATTTGGGTTACAATCGAGATATGACTTAACAAAGGGGTTTCCCTTACTAACAACAAAGAAAATTTATTTTAAGGCAATTGTTCACGAACTTCTTTGATTTTTAAAAGGTGATACTAACATTGAGTATTTGGTTAAAAATAATGTTAATATTTGAAATGAATGACCTTATGAAATATTTAAAAAATCTTCAGATTATAATGATTTATCAATCGAAGAATTTAAAGAAAAAATCATCAATGATCATAATTTTGCCTTAAAGTATGGCGAACTTGGCCCAGTATATGGAAAGCAATGGAGAAATTTTAATGGTATTGACCAAATAGAGAATTTAATTTGTAATTTAAAAAATGACCCAAATTCACGTAGACATATTGTAAGTGCTTGAGATCCAGCAAAAATCAATAAAATGGCCTTGCCCCCGTGTCATACACTTTTTCAATTATTTGTTACAAATGAAGGAGAATTAGACCTTTTACTTTATCAACGTAGTGGAGATATATTCCTTGGTGTCCCATTTAATATAGCCTCTTATTCACTATTAAATATATTAATAGCTAGAGAATGCAAATTAAAACCAAGATATTTTATCCATACAATAGGTGATGGTCATATATATACTAACCATTTAGAACAAGTTAATCTTCAAATTAAAAGAAAGCCATATAAACTTCCAACAATCAACATCAAATCTGAAGATAATATCTTTAGCCTTAAAGCTGAAGATATAATTTTAGAAAATTACCAATCTCACCCAGTAATTAAAGGAAAGGTAGCTGTGTAG
- the acpS gene encoding holo-ACP synthase: MNITNSKKMAVGVDIVENKRVKLRDRFIKRILSNNELNIFLMLLTKKRKIEFLAGRWACKEAIYKVVSKNFEFANIDIGYDENGTPIVQTKGLEAISVSISHEKKYTIAIAIL, from the coding sequence ATGAATATAACAAATAGCAAGAAAATGGCAGTTGGTGTTGATATTGTGGAAAACAAAAGGGTGAAATTAAGAGATAGATTTATAAAAAGAATTTTATCTAACAATGAGTTAAATATTTTTTTAATGTTATTAACAAAAAAAAGAAAAATAGAGTTTTTAGCTGGAAGATGAGCATGCAAAGAGGCTATTTATAAAGTTGTTAGTAAAAATTTCGAATTTGCTAATATAGATATTGGTTATGATGAAAATGGTACACCAATTGTTCAAACAAAAGGATTGGAAGCGATTTCTGTTTCAATATCACATGAAAAAAAATATACCATTGCGATTGCAATCCTTTAA
- a CDS encoding CvpA family protein: MINIGPWWIYDTIILVIIVSCIIIGCMRGFWAALYFLVGELVVVTIVYFLSKVVTNAIAPLLINKINSMWNVNSFFNFMSTIINSLFSVISFGKSGISPPKFTDSGGISSIVNFMYSEIIFLIVYFFFFVVFNIILIILYFKVFRYMFANIKLNSYVQATIGILFGFINGLCYAYPIYLFASFPLFTTTGMTLSKQQTQAINISCDQESALKYLQHNDYKNALNYFEKGINYSQIKDQKDTRLGTDWTDIVSKIENGTNDYNDYSISGHIYDGLHVGRNFVYKGIEKYIINPLKTIVDNGEKDNFNINSLTNKLDGLQDIIVKGYASSNIKDFPIKYWLDLLPIESRSFVRMFTEMLLSLGAVTTGHVKYDQDNNIKSGYGDVEKLLNEFNEFISETKRSSKALDLNGFKQFYTWASSKSTTNTTYNQFIVAGNKMKSDGAGDRYIYKVCNDPELMYNFLQNLFQTNYKYANNGTFQFMPNIYTSLYLIKGMEIVPSGEYMKLIFGARYTPDDPSPSKESPKTDNQVTARHFFVIEKYFKFITDEYNK; this comes from the coding sequence ATGATTAATATTGGTCCTTGATGAATTTATGATACAATTATTCTGGTGATAATAGTTTCTTGTATTATCATTGGTTGTATGCGTGGTTTTTGAGCTGCGCTATATTTTCTTGTTGGTGAATTAGTTGTTGTAACAATTGTTTATTTCTTATCAAAAGTGGTCACAAATGCTATTGCACCATTACTTATTAATAAAATAAATTCAATGTGAAATGTTAATAGTTTTTTTAATTTTATGTCAACGATTATAAATTCATTATTTTCTGTTATTTCATTTGGAAAATCTGGTATTTCTCCACCTAAGTTCACAGATTCTGGTGGCATTTCGTCTATTGTTAATTTTATGTATTCAGAAATTATATTTTTAATTGTCTATTTCTTCTTTTTTGTAGTTTTTAACATTATTTTAATAATCTTATATTTTAAAGTATTTAGATATATGTTTGCAAATATAAAATTAAACAGTTATGTTCAAGCTACAATTGGTATTTTATTTGGTTTTATTAATGGACTTTGCTATGCATATCCAATTTATTTATTTGCCTCATTTCCCTTATTTACAACAACAGGTATGACACTATCAAAACAACAGACACAAGCAATAAATATAAGTTGCGACCAAGAATCAGCGCTTAAATATCTTCAACACAATGACTATAAAAATGCTCTTAATTACTTTGAAAAAGGCATTAATTATAGCCAAATAAAAGATCAGAAGGATACTCGCCTGGGTACAGATTGAACGGATATTGTCTCTAAAATTGAAAATGGAACAAATGATTATAATGATTACTCTATTTCTGGGCATATTTATGATGGCTTACACGTTGGAAGAAATTTTGTTTATAAAGGAATTGAAAAGTATATAATAAACCCTCTTAAAACAATAGTTGATAATGGAGAAAAGGATAATTTTAATATTAACTCATTAACAAATAAATTAGATGGCCTTCAAGATATAATTGTTAAGGGATATGCTTCATCAAATATTAAAGATTTTCCAATCAAATACTGACTAGATTTACTACCAATTGAATCTCGTTCATTTGTAAGAATGTTTACAGAAATGTTGTTATCATTAGGGGCTGTGACAACTGGTCATGTTAAATATGACCAAGATAATAATATAAAATCTGGTTATGGAGATGTTGAAAAACTATTGAATGAATTTAATGAGTTTATATCAGAAACTAAACGCTCATCAAAAGCTTTAGATCTAAATGGATTTAAACAATTTTACACTTGAGCATCTAGCAAAAGTACCACTAACACAACTTATAATCAATTTATTGTTGCTGGAAATAAAATGAAATCTGACGGTGCTGGGGATAGATATATTTATAAAGTTTGTAACGACCCAGAATTGATGTATAATTTTCTACAAAATCTTTTTCAAACTAATTATAAATATGCAAATAACGGGACATTTCAATTTATGCCAAATATTTATACATCATTATATTTAATAAAAGGAATGGAAATAGTTCCGAGTGGTGAATATATGAAATTAATTTTTGGTGCTCGTTATACACCAGATGACCCATCACCATCAAAAGAATCTCCCAAAACCGATAACCAAGTAACCGCTAGACACTTCTTTGTTATTGAAAAGTATTTTAAATTTATTACAGATGAATATAACAAATAG
- a CDS encoding RluA family pseudouridine synthase: MKDSLIKFVNNYTNERLDKVIFNYFLENKYEYSRSCIQKFIEEGQVFVNGYKIIKKNNKVENGANICITVSEQRETDLIPKFIDFKIVYEDLEIMVIDKPNNLVVHPGSGNYTDTLVNAILYHNQNISDVGEKYRPGIVHRIDKQTTGLLVIAKSNYSHQKLSDDFKDRKIYKEYIALVRGVIEEDKGTINAPIGRSKNDRKRMAVTEINSKNAITNFCVLERYSNATLVKVNLLTGRTHQIRVHFEYIKHPIIGDPVYGLRNEKNNLFGQYLHANKLEFSHPKTNEKLSFISQLPIEFSDKIKEIS; the protein is encoded by the coding sequence ATGAAGGATAGTCTAATTAAATTTGTAAATAATTATACTAATGAGAGACTTGATAAAGTTATATTTAATTACTTTTTAGAAAACAAGTATGAATATTCAAGGAGCTGTATTCAAAAATTTATTGAAGAGGGACAAGTTTTTGTTAATGGATATAAAATTATTAAGAAGAATAATAAAGTTGAAAATGGAGCAAATATTTGTATAACTGTTAGTGAACAAAGAGAGACAGATCTTATTCCAAAATTTATTGATTTTAAAATTGTGTATGAGGATTTAGAGATAATGGTTATTGATAAACCTAATAATCTTGTGGTCCACCCTGGTAGTGGAAATTACACAGATACGTTAGTTAATGCTATTTTATACCATAATCAAAATATATCAGATGTTGGTGAAAAGTATAGACCAGGAATTGTACACAGAATTGATAAACAAACTACAGGTCTTTTAGTTATTGCAAAAAGTAATTATAGTCACCAAAAATTAAGTGATGACTTCAAAGACAGAAAAATATATAAGGAATATATTGCGCTTGTGCGAGGTGTTATAGAAGAGGATAAAGGCACAATTAATGCTCCAATTGGTAGAAGTAAAAATGATCGAAAAAGAATGGCAGTAACTGAGATAAATTCAAAAAATGCAATTACAAATTTTTGTGTTTTAGAGAGATATTCAAATGCAACACTTGTAAAAGTAAATTTATTAACAGGAAGAACCCATCAGATTAGGGTTCATTTCGAATATATCAAGCATCCAATCATTGGTGACCCTGTATATGGGCTTCGAAATGAAAAAAATAATCTATTTGGTCAATATCTACACGCTAATAAATTAGAATTTAGTCATCCAAAAACAAATGAAAAATTAAGCTTTATTAGCCAACTTCCAATTGAATTTAGTGATAAAATAAAAGAGATATCATAA
- a CDS encoding signal peptidase II gives MFEVKNFFANYYYQYIFKILFSVPLIIVCVIIDWTTKGVITNNYAEQDGGTIVKGLLRWQYAINKGSAYGTNADNLSLSITLATFGTLFLFVGIIFIRNKFAIIGFSFAFAGSFANLIGRIWGKEHGVVDFLIWDFGYNGGFLTNYIFNMADMFVNIGITIAIIYFIYYFSNMIWLYILKNINELKYSKICQYSEDVILAKHNFEIKLASTLFKSTDIFKNKVKNIKNSHHELKDLLKTIKKIKKQTTDISLDGANNEG, from the coding sequence ATGTTTGAAGTTAAAAATTTCTTTGCAAATTATTATTATCAATATATTTTTAAAATTTTGTTTTCTGTCCCCCTTATAATTGTGTGTGTAATTATTGATTGAACTACTAAGGGGGTTATTACCAATAATTATGCAGAGCAAGATGGGGGAACAATTGTTAAAGGTTTATTGCGCTGACAATATGCTATTAATAAAGGCTCTGCATATGGTACAAATGCAGATAATTTAAGTTTGTCTATCACCTTAGCAACTTTTGGGACTTTATTTTTATTTGTTGGCATAATATTTATTAGAAATAAATTTGCAATTATAGGTTTTTCCTTTGCATTTGCTGGCAGCTTTGCAAATTTAATTGGTAGAATATGGGGCAAAGAACATGGTGTTGTTGATTTTTTAATTTGAGATTTTGGCTATAATGGTGGTTTTCTTACAAATTATATATTTAATATGGCTGATATGTTTGTTAATATAGGAATAACTATAGCAATAATTTATTTTATTTATTATTTTTCTAATATGATTTGACTTTACATTCTAAAAAATATAAATGAATTAAAATACTCAAAAATATGTCAATATTCAGAGGATGTTATTTTAGCGAAGCATAATTTTGAAATTAAACTTGCAAGTACATTATTTAAATCGACCGATATCTTTAAGAACAAGGTTAAAAACATAAAGAATTCACATCATGAACTTAAAGACTTGTTGAAAACTATAAAAAAAATTAAAAAACAAACTACTGATATAAGTTTAGATGGTGCAAATAATGAAGGATAG
- the ileS gene encoding isoleucine--tRNA ligase — protein sequence MKKDYKDSLNIFNSDFDMRANLVEKEPEFRIKWEEEDIYNLKNKMALESKEKSFILHDGPPYSNGNIHIGHALNKIIKDFIVRWHSSKGEYTPFILGWDNHGLPIESAIEKESLVSKDDVVKFRQVCREYASSQVESQANQFKELGLFTDFSKRYTTLSDEFVLNELQLYKKMVEKKLIIRDYKPIYWSWSSESALAEAEVEYKNILTNTCFVSTKIAKDSNKFAGDSVIIWTTLPWTIAANQAIGINKDITYLKIFNKSDNNRYIISKNLFYNQKLANKFGWDIFNVEDEFLGVELDGIEYEHIWDKRKPNCVIKHADFVTDTAGTGLVGCAGGFGEDDFNFIKSLKKEPFVCVDKKGKFTSNINDERLNGVFIEKASKIVIEHLKETKQLKAVEQISHQFPHDWRTKKPIMFLATHQWFIDIDKYKEEIDKVICRDVKSNVAWNLDKLRNFIKERNSWTISRQRVWGVPIIAFYDKNENILLNSEVVEYAIKVIEEKGVDSWFSLPSDNFLPKKYQGKGYTKETDILDVWFDSGSSAIFIENKFKLPRPYDLFIEGGDQYRGWFNSSIINSVIYDGKSPYLNLASHGMVLDEVGKKMSKSIGNVIEPKKIISQYGTDILRLWAYSINWTEDVRIGNDIIKQVTESYRKIRNTIRFILNNLADFNPNKNIQKNLSEIDNYILSKTESVKREVFELYDLNKFNQAYKILLNFVSNTLSAFYLDFSKDILYVNSLDDLRRRQVQTTIYYQLWVLIDILRPIIPHTIEEVYDSIKNIEKEKSVHLLKIKNTSFSANKDIINKYDVVLKLRNEVNEKLEQAKNNKIVKKGFEAVLLLQIKKEYDFLKTIPDLSQILIVNKINFDKNFLISNDDIISNVIISPAVGEKCIRCWSIVEKLNIDLICHKCEKIVK from the coding sequence ATGAAGAAAGATTATAAGGATAGTTTAAATATTTTCAATAGTGATTTTGATATGCGTGCTAATTTGGTTGAAAAAGAGCCAGAGTTTAGAATAAAATGAGAAGAAGAAGATATATATAATTTAAAGAATAAAATGGCCCTTGAATCAAAAGAAAAATCATTTATTCTTCATGATGGCCCACCTTATTCAAATGGGAATATTCATATTGGACACGCACTTAATAAAATTATTAAAGATTTTATTGTAAGATGGCATTCATCAAAAGGAGAATATACTCCTTTTATTTTAGGCTGGGATAATCACGGATTGCCAATTGAATCTGCAATTGAAAAAGAGTCATTGGTTTCAAAGGATGATGTTGTTAAATTTAGACAAGTGTGTAGAGAATATGCAAGCTCTCAAGTTGAATCACAAGCAAATCAATTTAAGGAATTGGGTCTCTTTACTGATTTTTCAAAACGATATACAACGTTAAGTGATGAATTTGTCTTAAATGAATTACAACTTTACAAAAAAATGGTTGAAAAAAAATTGATAATTCGAGATTATAAACCCATTTATTGGTCGTGGTCTAGTGAATCTGCATTAGCAGAAGCGGAAGTTGAATATAAAAATATTTTAACTAATACATGTTTTGTCTCAACCAAAATAGCTAAAGATTCAAATAAATTTGCAGGTGATAGTGTTATTATATGGACAACCCTTCCGTGAACAATTGCTGCAAATCAAGCAATTGGGATTAATAAAGATATTACATACTTAAAAATTTTTAATAAGAGTGACAACAATAGATATATCATTTCGAAAAATTTATTTTACAATCAAAAATTGGCAAATAAATTTGGCTGAGATATTTTTAATGTTGAAGACGAGTTTTTGGGTGTAGAACTTGATGGCATAGAATATGAACATATATGAGATAAAAGAAAACCCAATTGTGTTATTAAACACGCTGACTTTGTTACAGATACTGCAGGGACAGGACTTGTTGGTTGCGCCGGTGGATTTGGAGAAGATGATTTTAATTTTATAAAATCACTTAAAAAAGAACCATTTGTGTGTGTAGATAAAAAAGGAAAGTTTACATCAAATATTAATGATGAACGATTGAATGGCGTTTTTATTGAAAAAGCAAGTAAAATTGTTATTGAACATTTAAAGGAAACTAAACAATTAAAAGCAGTTGAGCAAATTAGCCATCAATTTCCTCATGACTGAAGAACTAAAAAACCAATTATGTTCCTAGCAACACACCAATGATTTATTGATATTGACAAATATAAAGAAGAAATAGATAAAGTTATTTGTAGAGATGTTAAATCAAATGTAGCTTGAAATCTTGATAAATTAAGAAATTTTATAAAAGAGAGAAATAGCTGGACAATATCAAGACAACGTGTATGAGGTGTACCAATTATTGCATTTTATGATAAAAACGAAAATATTTTATTAAACAGTGAGGTTGTCGAATATGCGATAAAAGTTATAGAAGAAAAGGGTGTAGATTCTTGGTTTTCTTTACCATCTGATAATTTTCTTCCAAAAAAATATCAAGGTAAAGGGTATACAAAAGAAACTGATATTCTTGATGTTTGGTTTGATTCTGGGTCAAGTGCAATTTTTATCGAAAATAAGTTTAAATTACCAAGGCCATATGATCTTTTTATTGAGGGTGGAGACCAATACAGAGGATGATTTAATTCTTCAATTATAAATTCTGTTATTTATGATGGAAAATCACCCTATTTAAATCTAGCAAGCCATGGAATGGTTTTAGATGAAGTTGGGAAAAAAATGTCAAAATCAATTGGTAATGTAATTGAACCAAAAAAAATAATCTCACAATATGGAACTGATATTCTACGCCTATGGGCATATTCTATAAATTGAACTGAAGATGTAAGAATTGGAAATGATATAATCAAACAAGTAACTGAAAGTTATCGAAAAATAAGAAATACAATCAGATTTATTTTAAATAATCTCGCAGATTTTAACCCCAATAAAAACATCCAAAAAAACTTATCTGAAATTGATAATTATATATTGAGTAAGACAGAATCTGTAAAGAGAGAAGTTTTTGAACTTTATGATTTAAACAAATTCAATCAAGCATATAAAATATTACTAAATTTCGTTTCAAATACATTATCTGCTTTTTATCTTGATTTTTCAAAAGATATTTTATATGTAAATAGTTTAGATGATTTAAGAAGACGTCAAGTACAAACAACAATATATTACCAATTGTGAGTTTTAATTGACATATTACGCCCGATCATACCTCATACAATTGAAGAAGTTTATGATTCAATTAAAAATATTGAAAAAGAAAAATCTGTTCATCTATTAAAAATTAAAAATACTAGTTTTTCTGCAAATAAAGATATTATTAATAAATATGATGTTGTTTTAAAACTTAGAAATGAAGTAAATGAAAAGTTAGAACAAGCAAAAAACAACAAAATTGTTAAAAAAGGATTTGAGGCTGTTTTACTGTTGCAAATTAAAAAAGAATATGATTTTTTAAAAACTATTCCAGACCTTAGTCAAATTTTAATTGTCAATAAAATTAATTTTGATAAAAATTTTCTAATATCAAATGATGATATTATTTCTAATGTTATAATTAGTCCAGCTGTTGGAGAAAAATGTATTAGATGCTGGTCAATTGTCGAGAAATTAAATATCGATTTAATTTGTCATAAATGTGAAAAAATAGTAAAGTAG